The stretch of DNA CTCCACCGGCCCCGCACCGATATCCACGTACTGCATGCGGCCATAGGGGACCACAAGCGTGCGCTGGAAAAAGATGCCGCGGCGGATGAGCAGGTCGTCCTCGCGCTCGGCGTAACCGATGGAACGCACCTGGCGCGGGATGAGCACCAGCCGCCAGAGGGCCAGGAGCAGCATCGCAACGGGCACGGCAACCGCCAGCCACAGCGGGGGCCACGTCCACGATCCGGCCAGGACAAACACGAGCGGCAGCGACAGCACGGCGACAGCGATGAGGTTTCCGAGGGCCCAGCCCGCGAGGCGCACCGTGATGTATCTGGGCGAGACCCGCAGCCAGGTGATTCCCGGCGGGTCAATCGCCTCGGTATGCATATTCGCCTTCCGCGGTCGGCTTGCGTTTTCCTTGCAGCCCGGGGGCCGAGTCGGCGTCGCCGTCTTCGGGCGGAATCCGGCAGAACCGTTCCACGACGAGGCCGACGACGATCATGGCCAGCCCGCCGCCGGCCATGGCGAGTGCCTGCCAGGTGATGGCCTGGTTGCTGCGCAGGTTCCAGAGCCGCAGCTGCTCCGCGAAGATCCCGGCGTGCCAGCCCAGCAACACGGTTCCCGTGTACGCGCAGGCCTGGGCCAGGACGAGGGTCCAGACGGCCAGGATGGGGTTGAGCATCTTCTTTTTCTTGCCGTTGCGCCAGCGGAGCACCCGGATGCCCAGCACCAGGGTCAGGACCAGGATCACGCCCATGGTGATGAGCGCCGTAAGCGGCAGCACCGGCGTCGCCAGGCCGTAGCGGGTGGTCATTATGGTTGCGGCCCAGCCTGCCCCGACCAGGGCCACGCAGATGACCACGAGGAGCCAGGGATTGGTCAGCTTCACGGCTGCTCCGCTCCTGCCACGCCGCTGGCGTGCTGGAAGCCGTCGAACGGCGTCAGGTCGGCGAAATCCGCGGCTTTGGCGGCGAGATCGCCGACCGGCTCGCCGTTCAGCTCGGCCGCGGGATCGATCAGCGACCACGGATAGAGCACGAAGGCCCGCTCGGCGGCACGTGGATGTGGCAGCGTAAGCGCGGGGTCCGAACTTACGAGGTCCCCGTACGTGATGATGTCCACGTCCAGGGTCCGCGGGCCCC from Arthrobacter sp. PAMC25564 encodes:
- a CDS encoding PH domain-containing protein produces the protein MHTEAIDPPGITWLRVSPRYITVRLAGWALGNLIAVAVLSLPLVFVLAGSWTWPPLWLAVAVPVAMLLLALWRLVLIPRQVRSIGYAEREDDLLIRRGIFFQRTLVVPYGRMQYVDIGAGPVERGLGLCTVKLHTASAGTTAGIPGLPAAEGARLREQLSVRGEARLAGL
- a CDS encoding DUF3180 domain-containing protein, which gives rise to MKLTNPWLLVVICVALVGAGWAATIMTTRYGLATPVLPLTALITMGVILVLTLVLGIRVLRWRNGKKKKMLNPILAVWTLVLAQACAYTGTVLLGWHAGIFAEQLRLWNLRSNQAITWQALAMAGGGLAMIVVGLVVERFCRIPPEDGDADSAPGLQGKRKPTAEGEYAYRGD